The Saccopteryx leptura isolate mSacLep1 chromosome 2, mSacLep1_pri_phased_curated, whole genome shotgun sequence genome has a window encoding:
- the LORICRIN gene encoding loricrin, whose product MSYQRKQPTPQPPVICGKTSGGGGGGGGGGGGGGGSSCGGGSSGGGGGGGCGGGSSEVVKCVSGGYSGGGGGSSCGGGFSGGGGGSSCGGGFSGGGGGGSGEAVKCVSGGYSGGGGSSCGGGSSGGGGSGGGVKYSGGGGGSSCGGGSSGGGGGGGCGGGSGEVVKCVSGGYSGGGGGSGCGGGSSGGGGGGSGCGGGSFGGGGGGGSSQQIQCESYSGGGGGGSGGGGYSGGGGGSGCGGGGPSQQIQCESYSGGGGGGGGGSGCGGYSSGGGGSSCGGGGGSSQQVQCQSYGGGSSGGCGGGSSGGGSSGGGSSCGGGSSGGGSGYSSQQTTQSSCAPQPSYGGGSSGGGGCGGGSSGGGGGCFSSGGGGGGGGCGGGSSGGGGGGSSGGGSGGGKGVPVCHQTQQKQAPTWPCK is encoded by the coding sequence ATGTCTTACCAGAGAAAGCAGCCCACCCCACAGCCCCCCGTGATCTGCGGGAAAACCtccggtggcggtggtggtggtggcggcggcggcggcggcggtggcggctcCAGCTGTGGCGGGGGCTCTTCCGGAGGCGGCGGCGGTGGAGGCTGCGGAGGAGGTTCCAGTGAAGTTGTCAAGTGCGTTAGCGGTGGCTactccggcggcggcggcggctccaGCTGTGGCGGGGGCTTCTCcggaggcggcggcggctccAGCTGTGGCGGGGGCTTCTCCGGAGGCGGCGGCGGAGGTTCCGGTGAAGCTGTCAAGTGCGTTAGCGGTGGCTACTCCGGCGGCGGGGGCTCCAGCTGTGGCGGGGGCTCCTCCGGAGGCGGCGGTTCCGGAGGGGGCGTCAAGTACTCCGGCGGCGGCGGAGGCTCCAGCTGTGGCGGGGGCTCCTCCGGAGGCGGCGGCGGTGGAGGCTGCGGAGGTGGTTCCGGTGAAGTTGTCAAGTGCGTTAGCGGTGGCTACTCCGGCGGTGGTGGAGGCTCCGGCTGCGGAGGCGGCTCgtccggcggcggcggcggcggctccggCTGCGGCGGCGGCTCGTTCGGCGGCGGTGGTGGCGGTGGCTCCAGCCAGCAGATCCAGTGTGAAAGCTactccggcggcggcggcggaggctCCGGCGGCGGTGGCTACTCTGGCGGCGGTGGAGGCTCCGGGTGCGGTGGCGGTGGCCCCAGCCAGCAGATCCAGTGTGAGAGCTactccggcggcggcggcggaggaggaggaggctccGGCTGCGGAGGCTACTCCAGCGGTGGCGGAGGTTCCAGctgcggaggcggcggcggctccAGCCAGCAGGTCCAGTGTCAGAGTTACGGAGGCGGCTCTAGCGGCGGCTGCGGGGGCGGCTCCTCCGGGGGCGGCTCCTCCGGGGGCGGCTCCAGCTGCGGCGGGGGCTCCTCTGGCGGAGGCTCCGGCTACAGCTCCCAGCAGACCACCCAGAGCTCGTGCGCGCCCCAGCCCAGCTACGGAGGGGGATCGTCTGGTGGTGGCGGCTGCGGCGGTGGCTCTTCCGGGGGCGGCGGCGGCTGTTTCTCCAgcggtggtggtggcggcggcggcggctgtgGCGGCGGCTCCTcagggggcggcggcggcggctcctcTGGAGGCGGCTCAGGAGGTGGCAAGGGCGTCCCGGTTTGCCACCAGACCCAGCAGAAGCAGGCGCCTACTTGGCCATGCAAATAA